A region from the Achromobacter seleniivolatilans genome encodes:
- a CDS encoding NUDIX domain-containing protein, which yields MTRKPDSHLVETLLTSEAPYEGSFLKIRRDTVALPNGNTGTREYVVHPGAVVVIPLLDDGRVLLERQFRYPIGRVMTEFPAGKLDPGEDPLVCGKRELLEETGYTADQWAHAGALHLAIAYSTEIIHIFFARGLRAGPQQLDQDEFLDVISAHPSELLEACGKGEVTDAKTLTCVLWMQNVLSGAWQLDWQDNAG from the coding sequence ATGACCCGCAAACCTGATTCCCATCTTGTTGAAACGCTGTTGACCAGCGAAGCGCCGTACGAAGGCAGCTTTCTGAAGATCCGCCGCGATACCGTCGCGCTCCCCAACGGCAACACGGGCACGCGTGAGTACGTCGTGCATCCCGGCGCCGTGGTGGTGATTCCGCTGCTGGACGATGGTCGCGTCTTGCTGGAACGGCAATTCCGGTATCCCATCGGACGCGTCATGACGGAATTTCCGGCGGGTAAGCTGGACCCGGGCGAAGATCCCCTGGTTTGCGGCAAGCGCGAATTGCTGGAAGAAACCGGCTATACCGCCGATCAATGGGCCCACGCTGGCGCCTTGCATCTGGCCATCGCTTACTCCACCGAAATCATCCATATCTTCTTTGCGCGAGGTTTGCGCGCAGGGCCGCAACAGCTGGATCAGGACGAGTTTCTGGATGTGATCAGCGCCCATCCCTCGGAACTTCTGGAAGCCTGCGGCAAGGGCGAAGTCACGGATGCCAAGACGCTGACTTGCGTGTTGTGGATGCAGAATGTGCTGTCCGGCGCCTGGCAGTTGGACTGGCAAGATAACGCTGGCTAA
- the tssJ gene encoding type VI secretion system lipoprotein TssJ, whose product MKRTISVLFLTSQLTACGAVGDVFTKTGQILMDPSIQVGGNDEQPSLVGLSLYAAPDVNPNPASLPDADEAVTAMQTPSNREFDGPHEVKLKSANREELIESLRGLLDELEDGRPSLHPLRRLDTGPSTIRRTAAEIVVGQLERPEEAVAELDLLEEVALSMHFLPGRVFGTSGGVIEQGFSGAPLPVEAKTPAMPDWGAEAEEDPGRGLGQYSLANRLPPADPKPAPRGAATPISFKVLQLKDDSLLLNADSVQLAKDLKKALGSTYVAEDDYVLQPGQFKFINFSRINPDTRYMAIVADFHDQNGAVWKQVFRLEPAGQKYALLMTLQGNRVAIVDESYRPPQPRSKP is encoded by the coding sequence ATGAAACGAACGATTTCGGTCTTGTTTCTGACGTCGCAACTGACTGCTTGCGGTGCGGTGGGCGACGTCTTTACGAAGACAGGGCAGATTTTGATGGACCCGTCGATTCAGGTCGGCGGCAATGACGAGCAGCCTTCGCTGGTCGGATTGAGTTTGTACGCCGCGCCTGACGTCAACCCGAATCCCGCCAGCCTGCCGGATGCGGACGAGGCAGTAACTGCCATGCAGACACCGTCCAATCGCGAGTTTGACGGTCCGCATGAGGTCAAGCTCAAGAGCGCCAACCGCGAGGAACTGATCGAAAGTTTGCGGGGCTTGCTGGACGAACTGGAGGACGGCCGGCCGTCGCTGCACCCGCTACGGCGTCTGGACACCGGGCCGTCGACGATCCGGCGCACAGCGGCCGAAATTGTGGTCGGCCAGCTGGAACGGCCGGAAGAAGCCGTGGCTGAACTGGACCTGCTGGAGGAGGTCGCCTTGTCGATGCACTTCTTGCCAGGCAGGGTATTTGGAACCAGCGGCGGCGTGATCGAACAGGGATTCTCGGGAGCGCCCTTGCCGGTGGAGGCAAAGACACCCGCCATGCCGGATTGGGGCGCTGAAGCCGAGGAAGATCCTGGCCGAGGACTAGGCCAGTACAGCCTGGCGAACCGGCTGCCGCCGGCAGATCCGAAACCTGCGCCGCGTGGCGCTGCCACGCCGATCTCTTTCAAGGTGCTGCAATTAAAAGATGATTCGCTGTTGCTGAATGCCGATTCCGTGCAGTTGGCCAAGGACTTGAAGAAGGCGCTGGGCAGCACCTACGTTGCTGAAGATGATTATGTGCTGCAACCCGGACAGTTCAAGTTCATCAACTTTTCGAGGATCAACCCGGATACGCGCTACATGGCGATTGTGGCTGATTTCCATGACCAGAATGGCGCGGTCTGGAAACAGGTCTTTCGCCTGGAACCCGCTGGCCAAAAATACGCATTGCTGATGACCCTGCAAGGCAACCGGGTGGCCATCGTCGATGAAAGTTACCGCCCGCCGCAACCGAGATCTAAGCCATGA
- a CDS encoding DUF899 domain-containing protein, translating to MQTQHSVVSRQQWDIARDALLSREKTLTHAMDALARDRLDLPWVQVEKRYQFQSAHGPLGLADLFGAKSQLIIYHFMFDPDWEEGCVGCSFLVDHLDSALTHLRHHDVSVVAVGRAPIAKLEAFKRRMGWKFDWYSSEGCDFNFDMRASVPKADGSIEERSGASAFFRDPDGEIFHTYSAFERGVERLAGAYNYLDFAPLGRNENGPHFNLGDWVRHHDRYDATAAQACSACK from the coding sequence ATGCAAACTCAACATTCTGTCGTAAGCCGCCAGCAGTGGGATATTGCGCGAGACGCGCTTTTGAGTCGCGAAAAAACGCTGACGCACGCCATGGACGCGCTCGCCCGTGATCGATTGGACCTGCCCTGGGTGCAAGTGGAAAAACGCTACCAGTTCCAGAGCGCCCACGGCCCCTTGGGACTGGCCGATCTGTTTGGCGCTAAAAGCCAACTGATTATTTACCATTTCATGTTTGACCCGGACTGGGAAGAAGGCTGCGTGGGATGCTCCTTTCTGGTGGACCATCTGGACAGCGCGCTGACGCATCTGCGCCATCACGACGTGTCAGTTGTGGCCGTCGGGCGTGCGCCAATTGCCAAGCTAGAAGCCTTCAAGCGGCGCATGGGCTGGAAGTTCGATTGGTATTCGTCCGAAGGCTGCGACTTCAATTTCGACATGCGCGCCTCCGTGCCCAAGGCCGATGGCAGTATCGAAGAGCGCTCGGGTGCCAGCGCCTTCTTCCGCGATCCAGACGGCGAAATCTTCCACACCTATTCCGCATTTGAGCGCGGTGTGGAAAGACTGGCGGGCGCCTACAACTACCTGGACTTTGCACCGCTGGGCCGTAACGAAAACGGCCCCCATTTCAACCTGGGCGACTGGGTGCGCCATCATGACCGTTACGACGCCACCGCTGCGCAAGCCTGCTCCGCCTGCAAATAG
- the tagH gene encoding type VI secretion system-associated FHA domain protein TagH, which translates to MSTAPSPHRLALIVTNPETLQHGSTPQHNFDTAGGTIGTYADWKLMDKAGRVHPIHSEVRYEDLAFCVIDRSGKTRLNDDRAPLGEQVAARLSEGDVLHIGPYRIAVHLQDPHQDLLDPSRHLAQYGVDELLDGHGSGHDGLPADAYVLDREPGALPRNPGFHALSAPHEVLGESDPLRALDAAERAAPHEPVLMDPLDVRRGSTPLAPTQADLASTRFEAVTPLPQLPPGDVPMPKSKERTSSTPYRLNNRQAMAGDPTEASELLMQGLGVPLGPLDAQSGHALLLEAGQALGAAIQGIAQLYAGQAGHAQGRALLGRSLQPIEDNPLRLGQSYADTVQAMFSTGRSVVHLSPRAAVEESLTQLGVHQGAMIQAIESGLEAVLRSFAPPALLKRFQRYVSSQESQAGADDWAWKMYTHYYDELASARQRGFEKLFWEVFEQAYDRVLRTEAE; encoded by the coding sequence ATGAGCACCGCACCCAGTCCGCACCGTTTGGCTTTGATCGTCACCAATCCAGAAACCCTGCAACACGGCAGCACGCCACAGCACAACTTCGACACCGCCGGGGGCACGATCGGCACGTATGCCGATTGGAAGCTGATGGACAAGGCTGGTCGCGTGCATCCCATTCACAGCGAAGTTCGCTATGAAGACCTGGCGTTCTGCGTGATAGACCGCTCTGGCAAGACTCGCTTGAACGACGATCGGGCCCCGCTCGGCGAGCAGGTGGCAGCGCGTCTGAGCGAAGGTGATGTCTTGCACATTGGTCCCTACCGGATAGCGGTGCACTTGCAAGATCCGCACCAGGATTTGCTGGATCCGTCACGGCACCTGGCTCAGTACGGTGTTGATGAGCTGCTGGATGGCCACGGTTCTGGCCACGATGGATTGCCTGCTGATGCCTATGTATTAGATAGAGAACCTGGCGCACTTCCTCGCAATCCGGGCTTTCATGCGTTGAGCGCGCCACACGAAGTTCTTGGCGAAAGCGACCCGCTGCGTGCGCTGGATGCGGCCGAACGCGCGGCGCCGCACGAGCCGGTTTTGATGGATCCGCTGGATGTGCGGCGCGGCAGCACCCCGCTTGCGCCGACGCAAGCAGATCTTGCCTCCACCCGATTCGAAGCGGTCACCCCCTTGCCGCAGCTACCTCCCGGAGATGTCCCTATGCCTAAATCAAAAGAACGAACCTCGTCCACGCCCTACCGCTTGAACAACCGGCAGGCGATGGCTGGCGACCCGACAGAGGCGTCTGAACTGTTGATGCAAGGCTTGGGTGTGCCACTGGGGCCGTTGGACGCGCAATCGGGGCACGCGCTATTGCTGGAAGCGGGCCAGGCTCTGGGCGCCGCCATTCAGGGGATTGCGCAACTCTATGCCGGGCAGGCGGGCCATGCGCAGGGGCGAGCGTTGTTGGGCCGCAGTTTGCAGCCAATTGAGGACAACCCATTGCGTTTGGGACAGAGCTATGCCGATACCGTGCAGGCAATGTTCTCAACGGGCCGCAGTGTGGTGCATCTTTCGCCGCGGGCGGCGGTGGAAGAAAGCCTGACGCAGTTGGGTGTTCATCAGGGCGCGATGATTCAAGCTATTGAATCGGGCCTGGAAGCTGTGTTGCGTTCATTTGCGCCACCCGCGCTGTTGAAGCGGTTCCAGCGTTATGTGTCCAGCCAGGAATCGCAGGCGGGTGCTGACGATTGGGCCTGGAAGATGTACACGCATTACTACGATGAGCTCGCCTCTGCGCGTCAGCGTGGTTTTGAAAAGCTGTTCTGGGAGGTGTTCGAGCAGGCCTATGACCGCGTGTTGCGGACGGAGGCCGAATGA
- a CDS encoding Hsp70 family protein, translated as MISSACGVDFGTSNSTVGWSRPDQRALLALEDGKTTLPSAIFFHDEDSDVSYGRAAISDYLAGYDGRLMRSMKSLLGSSLIDGSTEVQGRSIPFRVLLTRFIAELKRRAETAAGRNFTRAVLGRPVFFVDDNSAADQTAQDTLGEIARSVGFTDIEFQFEPLAAAFDYESQIDREELVLVIDIGGGTSDFSLIRLGPDRAAKADRREDILAYGGVHIGGVDFDKQLSLAHVMPLLGLGSQLRSGKDVPSTQYGNLACWHTINQAYTRKAAEHFAYIRAEAGDREKIDLLLNLVKERAGHWVAVQVEEAKIALSETPFARIDLSRIAPDLGVDVTRPSFDACVGRLIERVETTVGALLRDAGVATTDVDTIFFTGGSSRVPRLRETVSALVPSARSVEGDLFGSIGAGLALDARRKFD; from the coding sequence ATGATTTCCTCCGCATGTGGCGTCGACTTCGGTACGTCCAACTCCACCGTAGGCTGGAGCCGGCCCGACCAACGCGCGCTCCTCGCCCTGGAAGACGGCAAGACCACCTTGCCCTCGGCCATTTTTTTCCATGACGAAGATTCCGACGTCAGCTATGGCCGCGCGGCGATTTCGGACTATCTGGCGGGTTACGACGGGCGTTTGATGCGTTCGATGAAAAGCCTGCTGGGCAGTTCCCTGATTGACGGGTCCACAGAAGTTCAGGGCCGGTCGATTCCGTTTCGTGTCTTGCTGACCCGCTTTATTGCAGAATTGAAGCGGCGCGCCGAGACAGCGGCGGGCCGGAATTTCACGCGGGCGGTGTTAGGCCGGCCGGTGTTTTTCGTGGATGACAATTCCGCAGCAGACCAAACCGCTCAGGACACGCTGGGCGAAATCGCGCGCAGCGTCGGGTTCACCGATATCGAATTCCAATTTGAGCCGTTGGCCGCCGCATTCGACTATGAATCGCAGATCGACCGCGAGGAGCTGGTGCTGGTCATCGACATCGGCGGGGGGACCTCGGACTTTTCGCTGATCCGGCTGGGACCGGACCGCGCCGCGAAGGCGGACCGGCGCGAAGACATTCTGGCCTATGGTGGCGTACACATCGGCGGGGTGGATTTTGACAAGCAACTGAGTCTGGCGCACGTGATGCCGCTGCTGGGATTGGGCAGCCAACTACGTAGCGGCAAAGACGTGCCTTCCACGCAGTATGGCAATCTGGCTTGCTGGCACACGATCAACCAGGCTTACACCCGCAAGGCTGCCGAACACTTCGCGTACATTCGCGCCGAAGCGGGCGATCGCGAGAAGATCGATTTGCTGTTGAATCTGGTCAAAGAGCGCGCCGGCCATTGGGTGGCGGTGCAAGTGGAAGAGGCCAAGATCGCATTGTCAGAGACGCCGTTCGCCCGCATCGATCTGTCGCGCATTGCGCCTGATCTGGGTGTCGATGTGACGCGCCCGTCGTTCGATGCCTGCGTGGGCCGCTTGATCGAAAGAGTTGAAACCACGGTGGGCGCATTGCTGCGCGATGCCGGTGTGGCCACGACCGATGTGGACACGATTTTCTTCACGGGCGGTTCCAGCCGGGTTCCGCGTCTGCGTGAAACCGTGTCGGCGCTGGTGCCCAGCGCGCGTAGCGTGGAAGGCGATCTGTTCGGCAGTATTGGCGCCGGCCTGGCCTTGGACGCCCGCCGAAAGTTCGACTGA
- the icmH gene encoding type IVB secretion system protein IcmH/DotU translates to MNTNAAASRSNKVEFLRIASVPAVLNKRSIGYDSIENIDLDEDLNFQLRGHGYNPLVDGALPLFGMVIRLRKLAAYDTIELLYATVRDQISVLDEEVRQHSYDSATQLAYRYALCTFIDEAVMGTPWGTHSPWAERSLLSVNHNETWGGEKFFTVLSRMMMDPAKYRDVLEFKYLCLCLGFKGKYGMQHNQADALQGIIIKLHRTLRELRGDAPERLTDADENIASRRYRIGRQWPWWTPWVGALVVLAGAFAIFSLNLGSTTELVLRSLDGILQP, encoded by the coding sequence ATGAATACGAACGCCGCTGCGTCCCGCAGCAATAAGGTCGAATTTCTGCGTATTGCAAGCGTGCCCGCCGTTCTGAACAAGCGCAGCATCGGCTACGACTCGATCGAGAACATCGATTTGGACGAAGACCTGAACTTTCAGCTGCGCGGGCATGGTTACAACCCGCTTGTGGATGGCGCGCTGCCGCTCTTCGGCATGGTCATCCGACTGCGCAAATTGGCGGCCTACGACACTATCGAACTGCTCTACGCCACGGTGCGCGACCAGATCTCCGTGCTGGACGAGGAAGTCCGCCAGCACAGCTATGACAGCGCGACCCAACTGGCATACCGCTATGCCTTATGCACCTTTATCGATGAAGCCGTGATGGGCACGCCTTGGGGAACGCATTCTCCGTGGGCGGAACGGTCATTGCTAAGCGTCAACCACAATGAGACCTGGGGCGGTGAAAAGTTCTTTACTGTGTTGTCTCGCATGATGATGGACCCAGCCAAGTACCGCGACGTGCTGGAGTTTAAGTATCTGTGTCTGTGCCTGGGCTTTAAAGGCAAGTACGGCATGCAGCATAACCAGGCCGATGCGCTGCAAGGCATCATTATCAAGTTGCACCGGACGCTGCGCGAATTGCGCGGAGATGCACCCGAAAGACTGACGGATGCGGACGAGAACATTGCGTCGCGCCGCTACCGCATTGGCCGGCAATGGCCGTGGTGGACGCCTTGGGTTGGAGCGTTGGTTGTGCTGGCGGGGGCCTTCGCCATTTTTTCGCTAAACCTGGGCAGCACGACGGAACTGGTGCTGCGCTCTTTGGACGGGATACTACAGCCTTGA
- the tssK gene encoding type VI secretion system baseplate subunit TssK, producing MTSRNSVIWSEGLFVKPQHFQQQARVLEHHANQRVNGVSEHLYGLSELELNQEYLSFGKIAIVRARGVMPDGSVFDIPNDQAPPVPLAITDTSSVNQTVYLTLPLRSDGVLEVQWPDTYANARYVTRSEEVRDTHSQEGDYVSMDLAAPNLQLALERDDRSAFTGIALCRLLDRRPDGSLLLDDAFYPTGISLNAILPLKRYLGEIAGLMRERAKNIAERIGSPGQAGVADVTDFNLLLVLNRLHPLFLHLSRLRHVHPEQLYIAFSQACGELVTFTDEGRLPQEYPAYQHDDPRQSFRMLEDTLRRALSTVLQPRAVSLPIERQQYGVLTAAVHDRSLYADAEFILAVRARMPLDRLRQQFVQQTKVASMEKLGELVSLQLPGIPLLTLPVAPRHLPFHAGFTYFQFDRSHPSWQMLRDTAGFGLHIAGDYPEMELQLWAIRSQ from the coding sequence ATGACATCACGTAACTCTGTCATCTGGAGCGAAGGGCTGTTCGTCAAGCCTCAGCACTTTCAACAACAGGCCCGCGTTCTGGAGCACCACGCCAATCAGCGGGTCAATGGCGTCAGCGAGCATCTTTACGGCTTGAGCGAACTGGAGCTGAACCAGGAGTATCTGAGCTTTGGCAAGATTGCCATCGTGCGCGCGCGCGGCGTCATGCCCGACGGCAGTGTGTTTGACATTCCCAATGATCAGGCGCCGCCCGTGCCCTTGGCGATTACGGATACCTCTTCCGTCAATCAGACGGTGTATCTGACCTTGCCGCTTCGCTCGGACGGCGTGCTCGAAGTGCAATGGCCCGACACGTATGCAAACGCGCGTTATGTGACGCGCAGCGAGGAAGTGCGCGATACACATAGCCAGGAAGGGGACTATGTTTCGATGGATCTGGCCGCGCCGAATCTGCAACTGGCCTTAGAACGCGACGACCGAAGCGCGTTTACCGGTATTGCGCTGTGCCGGCTATTGGACCGGCGTCCAGACGGCAGCCTGCTGCTGGACGATGCGTTCTACCCTACAGGCATATCACTCAACGCCATTTTGCCGCTCAAGCGCTATCTGGGCGAGATCGCGGGCCTGATGCGTGAACGTGCAAAGAACATTGCCGAACGCATCGGGTCTCCGGGCCAGGCAGGCGTGGCCGACGTGACCGACTTCAACCTGTTGCTGGTGCTGAACCGCTTGCATCCCTTGTTCTTGCATCTGTCGCGCTTGCGGCACGTGCATCCCGAACAGCTCTACATAGCGTTCAGTCAAGCCTGCGGAGAACTGGTGACGTTCACCGACGAGGGGCGCTTGCCGCAAGAGTATCCGGCCTATCAGCACGATGATCCCAGGCAGTCCTTCCGCATGCTGGAAGATACTTTGCGCCGGGCGTTGAGTACCGTTTTGCAGCCGCGAGCGGTATCGCTTCCGATCGAGCGCCAGCAGTATGGCGTGCTGACCGCCGCAGTGCATGACCGCAGTCTGTACGCGGACGCCGAATTCATCCTGGCCGTGCGCGCGCGCATGCCGCTGGACAGGCTGCGCCAGCAGTTCGTTCAGCAGACAAAGGTGGCGTCGATGGAAAAGCTGGGCGAGCTTGTCAGTCTGCAATTGCCGGGCATCCCGCTACTGACATTGCCGGTCGCGCCCAGGCATCTGCCTTTCCATGCAGGTTTCACTTATTTCCAATTTGATCGCAGTCATCCCAGCTGGCAGATGCTAAGGGATACGGCGGGCTTTGGACTGCATATCGCTGGTGACTATCCAGAGATGGAGTTGCAGTTGTGGGCCATCAGGAGTCAATGA
- the tssF gene encoding type VI secretion system baseplate subunit TssF, producing the protein MPLRGKFREEIDYLRRLGREFARDNPQLSQFLGDDAADPDVERLLEGFAFLTAKLRLKIEDDLPELTHSLLQLLWPNYLRPLPSATIMRFSPVERAITTRQVIPRGTRVLSRPVDGTRCEFRTCTDVVMYPLSILDVSDAHTREKSIMRVDLEPLAGNAIDTFDCDKLDFHLSGDDTTALTLYLWLSRYLSEIRLEAGGQTRRISARQVLFPGFSPDDALLPYPKNVFDGYRILQEYFMFPRRYQFFSLDGLRSLWPEGTTQRVRLEFHFNRPMPADIRLRNTDLALYCTPAVNLFELDAEPINLNGRAVDQRLMPGGHNPDAHEIFSVDEVSGWQRTDDGKRGKFLRTFQPFESLQHEIERAQGRTALYYRTRIENSMSGDGVVHRVAFIRGDETDYIDEDETVSLALTCTNRDLPVALGAGDICMQTQTTPTFATYSNITRPTTPYRPVLDGELQWTLISNLSLNYLSLLSTEPLKAVLRAYDFAALHDIQHARAGSKRLDGIGEAVTTPADLLMKGLPIRGLKTHLKLDPDGFLCEGDLYLFGTVLSHFFALYASINSFHLLEVTNSGNNELYEWPLQTGKQPLI; encoded by the coding sequence ATGCCGTTGCGAGGAAAATTCCGTGAAGAGATCGACTATCTGCGCAGGCTGGGTCGCGAGTTTGCCCGTGACAATCCTCAGCTTTCGCAATTTCTGGGCGATGACGCGGCTGATCCTGACGTAGAACGTTTGCTTGAAGGCTTTGCCTTTCTGACGGCCAAGCTGCGCCTGAAGATCGAGGATGACCTTCCCGAGTTGACCCATTCCTTGTTGCAGCTGCTGTGGCCAAACTATCTGCGGCCCCTGCCCAGTGCAACCATCATGCGGTTTTCGCCGGTCGAACGCGCCATCACGACACGTCAGGTCATCCCCAGGGGCACGCGAGTGCTGTCGCGGCCGGTGGATGGCACGCGCTGCGAATTCCGAACCTGCACCGACGTGGTGATGTATCCGTTGAGCATTCTTGATGTCAGCGACGCCCACACGCGCGAGAAGTCGATTATGCGTGTGGATCTGGAGCCGCTGGCGGGCAACGCCATCGACACCTTTGATTGCGACAAGCTGGATTTTCATCTGAGCGGCGACGACACGACGGCGCTGACCTTGTACCTTTGGCTGTCGCGGTATCTTAGCGAAATTCGCCTTGAAGCCGGAGGCCAGACGCGCAGGATTTCTGCGCGGCAGGTATTGTTTCCCGGGTTTTCGCCCGATGACGCGCTGCTGCCTTATCCGAAGAACGTGTTCGACGGATACCGGATTTTGCAGGAATATTTTATGTTCCCGCGGCGCTATCAATTCTTCAGCTTGGATGGCCTGCGTTCGCTCTGGCCCGAGGGCACGACGCAGCGCGTCCGCCTTGAGTTTCACTTCAATCGCCCGATGCCTGCGGATATCCGGCTACGCAATACCGACTTGGCGTTGTATTGCACGCCAGCTGTCAATTTGTTTGAACTGGACGCAGAGCCGATCAATCTGAATGGCAGGGCGGTGGATCAGCGGTTGATGCCAGGAGGGCACAACCCCGATGCCCACGAAATATTCAGTGTTGACGAGGTATCCGGGTGGCAGCGTACGGACGACGGGAAGCGGGGCAAGTTTCTGCGGACCTTTCAGCCCTTTGAATCCTTGCAGCACGAGATCGAGCGCGCGCAAGGGCGAACGGCGCTTTATTACCGGACCCGGATCGAAAACTCGATGTCGGGCGACGGTGTGGTTCACCGTGTTGCGTTCATTCGCGGCGATGAAACTGATTACATCGATGAAGACGAGACCGTCTCGTTGGCGTTGACTTGCACCAATCGCGATTTGCCAGTGGCGCTGGGCGCCGGCGATATCTGCATGCAAACGCAGACCACGCCCACCTTTGCCACCTACAGCAACATCACGCGTCCGACGACGCCGTACCGGCCCGTGCTGGACGGTGAACTGCAATGGACACTGATTTCAAACCTGTCTTTGAACTATCTGTCTTTGCTGTCAACAGAGCCTTTGAAAGCGGTGTTGCGCGCGTATGACTTTGCCGCGTTGCACGATATTCAACACGCGCGCGCCGGCAGCAAGCGGCTGGATGGAATCGGCGAAGCCGTCACCACGCCAGCTGACCTATTGATGAAAGGGCTGCCTATTCGCGGCCTGAAAACACATTTGAAGCTGGACCCCGACGGTTTTCTTTGCGAAGGGGACCTGTATCTGTTCGGAACCGTGCTTAGCCACTTTTTCGCGCTGTACGCCAGCATCAACTCCTTTCACTTGCTGGAAGTGACCAACTCCGGCAATAACGAGCTTTACGAATGGCCATTGCAGACGGGCAAGCAACCGCTGATCTAG
- a CDS encoding 2Fe-2S iron-sulfur cluster-binding protein yields the protein MAVFPVLVQPAGLRFDADEGTSVLLAAQAAGIKLPSSCRNGTCRACMCLMLEGTVVYSIEWPGLSRDEKEEGWILPCVARAASALEIQNLQAGTLETAPVGARPLTGARR from the coding sequence ATGGCCGTGTTTCCCGTCCTGGTTCAGCCGGCAGGTCTGCGTTTTGATGCGGACGAGGGCACATCCGTGCTGTTGGCGGCGCAGGCAGCGGGGATCAAACTGCCCAGTTCCTGCCGCAATGGCACATGCCGCGCGTGCATGTGCCTGATGTTGGAAGGCACCGTGGTCTATAGCATCGAGTGGCCGGGCCTGTCGCGCGATGAAAAAGAAGAGGGCTGGATTCTGCCGTGCGTTGCGCGGGCGGCATCCGCCTTGGAAATTCAGAATTTGCAGGCCGGTACGCTGGAAACCGCTCCCGTGGGTGCGCGGCCGCTTACCGGCGCGCGGCGCTAA
- the tssG gene encoding type VI secretion system baseplate subunit TssG codes for MAIADGQATADLVDLLLADAKNYDFFRLLEQLHGLHDDDLEDRDSHDPERQRVRMSSYAGLGFPASDVALAERMPAKANSDYHVQATFFGMHGPDSPLPGYYLDGLAYEYGQGIGIRPAFLDFFNHRLLTLLHQAWRKYRYYVRFRHDARDRFSRYVFSMVGLGDVELRGVTPIAWSRLLSFAGVIASRSRSPQVVAGIVAHCFDLKQVSVREFEPRYMHVADSQRLSLGRRNGVLGDSFVVGGRVRTRNSKFSIVISDLDQSRFREFLPSGENYERLRKLIDFLLRDPAAYDLELGLRHDQVPPFNLGRDSGAHLGWTSFVQHTVVRRPSTVRIKARL; via the coding sequence ATGGCCATTGCAGACGGGCAAGCAACCGCTGATCTAGTCGATCTCTTGCTGGCCGATGCGAAGAACTACGATTTCTTCCGACTGCTTGAGCAGTTGCATGGCCTGCACGATGACGATCTTGAGGACCGGGACAGCCACGATCCCGAGCGTCAGCGCGTGCGTATGAGCAGCTACGCCGGATTAGGGTTTCCGGCGTCGGACGTTGCGTTGGCGGAGCGCATGCCTGCCAAGGCCAATAGTGATTACCACGTGCAAGCCACGTTTTTTGGCATGCACGGCCCGGACTCGCCGCTGCCGGGTTACTACCTGGATGGTCTGGCCTACGAGTACGGGCAAGGCATTGGTATTCGTCCGGCCTTTCTGGATTTCTTCAACCACCGTCTCTTGACGTTGCTGCATCAGGCCTGGCGCAAGTATCGCTATTACGTTCGCTTCCGTCACGATGCGCGTGATCGGTTTTCGCGCTATGTATTTTCGATGGTCGGACTGGGTGACGTGGAGTTGCGTGGCGTCACGCCTATTGCCTGGAGCAGGCTCCTGAGTTTTGCGGGTGTGATCGCCAGCCGCAGCCGCTCGCCACAAGTGGTGGCGGGCATTGTGGCCCACTGCTTTGACTTGAAGCAGGTCAGCGTCCGGGAATTCGAACCTCGGTACATGCATGTTGCCGATAGCCAGCGGCTGAGTTTGGGCAGGCGCAACGGCGTGCTGGGTGACAGCTTTGTCGTGGGCGGACGGGTGCGCACGCGTAATAGCAAGTTCTCCATCGTGATTTCCGACCTTGATCAATCGCGGTTTCGGGAGTTTTTGCCCAGCGGCGAGAACTACGAGCGGCTGCGCAAACTGATCGACTTTTTGTTGCGCGACCCAGCTGCCTACGATCTGGAGCTGGGTCTGCGCCACGACCAGGTTCCGCCCTTCAACCTGGGACGAGATTCTGGCGCTCACTTGGGCTGGACCAGCTTTGTCCAGCACACGGTGGTGCGCCGGCCATCCACTGTTCGCATAAAGGCCCGCCTATGA
- a CDS encoding PAAR domain-containing protein translates to MPDIIRLGDPTSHGGAVLEAFGNTNLNGKPISGVGHMVSCPLCLGVYPIAEGSSLYKVNGTPVALNGMKTACGASLIATGPKGAVSG, encoded by the coding sequence ATGCCAGACATCATTCGGCTCGGCGATCCCACGTCCCACGGCGGCGCCGTGCTAGAGGCGTTCGGGAACACCAATTTGAACGGCAAGCCCATCTCTGGCGTGGGCCACATGGTCAGTTGCCCCCTTTGCCTGGGCGTCTACCCCATTGCCGAAGGCAGTAGCTTGTATAAGGTGAATGGCACGCCGGTGGCCTTGAATGGCATGAAAACGGCCTGTGGAGCCAGTTTGATTGCAACCGGGCCTAAAGGGGCTGTGTCGGGGTAA